A stretch of Salvelinus alpinus chromosome 4, SLU_Salpinus.1, whole genome shotgun sequence DNA encodes these proteins:
- the LOC139572853 gene encoding E3 ubiquitin-protein ligase TRIM35-like, translated as MASGSSLPEDRFSCPICCDIFKDPVILACGHSFCKVCQQEYWADKKPWKCPVCRRRFPIAMTLPPRNLALNDACEAFLQERSRRASSGSEIQEGSQRTSSGSEIQEGSQRTSAGSEIQEGSQRTSSGSEIQEGSQRTSAGSEIQEGSQRTSSGSEIQEGSQRTSSGSEIQEGSQRTSSGSEIQEGSQRTSAGSEIQEGSQRTSSGSEIQEGSQRTSAGSEIQEGSQRTSSGSEVLCSLHSEKFKLFCLKDKQPICLVCRDSKVHQSHDCVPVDEVVQDLKEELHTALKPLQKNLQVFNDVKLTCDKTAEHIKRQVQHTEKQINKEFEKLHQFLRDEEAARIAALREEEEQKNQMMKKKIDEVSRKISSLSDAIRTIEEELKAEDISFLQNFKTTKERSQYLLLDPQLVSGALIDKAKHLGNLQFRVWEKMQGILKYTPVILDPNTAHPSLCLTDDLTSVRRPGTSQQFVNNPERFMRYTNVLGSEGFSSGIHSWELEVGDHPDWVLGVAKESIDRKRERDATPKNGMWCISQHSGKYIGGGGDIIALKRKPQRIRVQLDNSRGEVSFYDPKYITPIYTLKVRFTERLFPYFNIGNVANGSNPGIQICQSKVSLKVK; from the coding sequence ATGGCATCCGGATCTTCTCTACCAGAAGACAGATTCTCCTGTCCTATCTGCTGTGACATCTTCAAGGATCCTGTCATCCTGGCATGTGGCCACAGTTTCTGTAAAGTCTGTCAGCAGGAATACTGGGCAGATAAGAAACCTTGGAAATGTCCAGTTTGTAGGAGAAGATTTCCCATAGCTATGACTCTACCTCCTCGTAACCTGGCGTTAAATGACGCATGTGAGGCCTTCTTACAGGAGAGAAGCCGGAGAGCTTCATCtgggtctgagatacaggaggGGAGTCAGAGAACTTCATCtgggtctgagatacaggaggGGAGTCAGAGAACTTCCGCtgggtctgagatacaggaggGGAGTCAGAGAACTTCATCtgggtctgagatacaggaggGGAGTCAGAGAACTTCCGCtgggtctgagatacaggaggGGAGTCAGAGAACTTCATCtgggtctgagatacaggaggGGAGTCAGAGAACTTCATCtgggtctgagatacaggaggGGAGTCAGAGAACTTCATCtggctctgagatacaggagGGGAGTCAGAGAACTTCCGCtgggtctgagatacaggaggGGAGTCAGAGAACTTCATCtgggtctgagatacaggaggGGAGTCAGAGAACTTCCGCtgggtctgagatacaggaggGGAGTCAGAGAACTTCATCTGGCTCTGAGGTGCTCTGCAGTCTGCACAGTGAGAAATTCAAACTCTTCTGTCTGAAGGATAAACAGCCTATCTGCTTGGTGTGTCGAGATTCAAAGGTGCATCAATCTCACGACTGTGTCCCTGTAGATGAGGTTGTCCAGGATCTTAAGGAGGAACTCCACACTGCCCTGAAGCCTTTACAGAAGAACCTACAGGTCTTTAACGACGTTAAACTAACCTGTGATAAAACAGCAGAACACATTAAGAGACAGGTTcagcacacagagaaacagattAACAAGGAGTTTGAGAAGCTTCACCAGTTTCTACGAGATGAAGAGGCAGCCAGGATAGCTGcactgagggaggaagaggagcagaagAATCAGATGATGAAGAAGAAGATTGACGAGGTGAGCAGAAAGATATCATCACTTTCAGACGCAATCAGAACCATAGAGGAGGAACTGAAAGCTGAAGACATCTCGTTCCTGCAGAACTTCAAGACCACAAAGGAAAGATCCCAGTACTTACTACTGGATCCACAGCTGGTCTCAGGAGCTCTGATAGACAAGGCCAAACACCTGGGCAACCTGCAGTTCAGAGTCTGGGAGAAGATGCAGGGGATCCTCAAATACACTCCTGTGATTCTGGACCCCAACACTGCACATCCCAGTCTCTGTCTGACTGATGATCTGACCAGTGTGAGAAGACCAGGCACATCCCAGCAGTTCGTTAACAACCCAGAGCGATTTATGAGGTACACAAATGTTCTTGGCTCTGAGGGCTTCAGCTCAGGAATACACAGCTGGGAGCTGGAGGTGGGGGACCATCCCGACTGGGTTTTGGGCGTGGCTAAAGAGTCCATCGACAGGAAGCGGGAGCGTGATGCGACACCGAAGAATGGAATGTGGTGTATATCCCAGCACAGTGGGAAGTACATAGGAGGAGGAGGTGACATCATCGCTCTGAAGAGGAAGCCCCAGAGGATCAGAGTGCAGCTGGACAACAGCAGAGGGGAGGTGTCCTTCTACGACCCCAAATACATCACACCTATCTACACTCTTAAAGTCAGATTTACTGAGAGACTGTTCCCGTACTTTAATATTGGAAATGTGGCTAATGGCAGCAACCCTGGTATTCAGATCTGCCAATCAAAAGTGTCTCTGAAAGTGAAGTAA